A stretch of Microbulbifer bruguierae DNA encodes these proteins:
- a CDS encoding DUF819 family protein → MAIISFGMWAEKTHWGQKLGGPLILLATSMLAANSGLIPFSAPVYDVIASLLVPMAIPLLLLRADFRSIFVESGSMLLAFIIAAAATAIGALVAASVLDLGQQEAQITGTIASSYIGGSLNFVATAEAVGIKDSSLYVAGLSADAAGAVFFLVLLMLLPTFQYIRTALPSKYIDINGGKALPATLSESDNDTNADTIPDTIPDTSTGSEPFQLTRIANGLTVSLVICALAAAITSLLDIGALYILVVTALTLVVANFAKPIVRQVSSEFEIGSLFMYIFFVVIGAGANLSQVVGAALPIALLIVVMVLVHFCILLFVGKLMKLDLAEVIIASNACILGPAPAAALAASKGWQALVAPGILVGLFGYAIATFIGVAIASILAL, encoded by the coding sequence ATGGCAATCATTTCTTTCGGTATGTGGGCGGAAAAAACACACTGGGGTCAGAAACTGGGTGGGCCACTGATTCTTCTGGCCACGTCCATGCTGGCGGCTAATAGCGGACTTATTCCGTTCAGTGCGCCGGTTTACGATGTCATTGCGTCGCTGCTCGTCCCCATGGCCATACCCCTACTGCTGTTGCGTGCAGACTTCCGCAGTATTTTTGTGGAATCCGGTTCCATGCTGCTGGCGTTTATCATTGCCGCGGCGGCGACCGCCATCGGCGCGCTCGTGGCAGCCTCGGTTCTGGACCTCGGCCAACAGGAAGCGCAGATTACCGGCACCATCGCCTCCAGCTACATCGGCGGCTCCCTGAACTTTGTTGCCACCGCCGAAGCGGTGGGTATCAAAGACTCATCACTCTATGTGGCCGGTTTATCGGCAGACGCCGCCGGTGCGGTATTCTTCCTCGTTTTATTGATGCTGCTGCCAACGTTTCAGTACATTCGCACGGCACTGCCCTCAAAATATATTGATATCAACGGTGGCAAGGCATTGCCCGCAACCCTCAGCGAGTCTGACAACGACACAAACGCCGATACAATCCCCGATACAATCCCCGATACAAGCACCGGCAGCGAGCCCTTCCAGTTGACTCGCATCGCCAACGGCCTGACGGTCAGCCTTGTGATCTGCGCGCTCGCTGCGGCCATCACTTCGCTGCTGGATATCGGCGCGCTGTACATACTCGTGGTCACGGCCCTGACCCTGGTTGTGGCAAATTTTGCCAAACCGATCGTCAGGCAGGTCTCATCCGAGTTCGAGATCGGCTCGCTGTTCATGTATATCTTTTTTGTTGTCATCGGCGCCGGTGCCAATCTCAGCCAGGTAGTCGGCGCCGCACTCCCGATCGCGTTGCTGATCGTCGTCATGGTGCTGGTACATTTCTGCATACTGCTGTTTGTCGGCAAGCTGATGAAGCTCGATCTAGCCGAAGTCATCATTGCGTCCAACGCCTGCATTCTGGGCCCGGCACCTGCAGCCGCCCTCGCGGCCAGTAAAGGCTGGCAGGCACTGGTTGCGCCAGGTATTCTCGTCGGTCTGTTCGGCTACGCAATCGCCACTTTCATCGGTGTGGCAATCGCCAGCATCCTCGCGCTTTAA
- a CDS encoding DUF2750 domain-containing protein: MSNDDLNAILELDCEARYEYFLDIVGEEREVWILINSEEHFLKLHAEDQGDFEYLPLWPSAAFAEDYAANDSDLTPRSIPLPQFLNRWLPGLDKDGIDVGVFPGADKSVWITGPEDLGQDLRDELARF, from the coding sequence ATGAGCAATGACGATCTGAACGCAATCCTCGAACTGGACTGTGAAGCCCGCTACGAATATTTCCTCGATATCGTCGGTGAGGAGCGGGAGGTCTGGATTCTGATCAATAGCGAGGAACACTTCCTCAAGCTGCACGCCGAAGACCAGGGGGACTTTGAATATCTTCCTCTGTGGCCGAGCGCCGCTTTTGCGGAAGATTACGCCGCGAACGACAGCGATCTTACCCCGCGCAGCATTCCCCTGCCCCAGTTCCTGAACCGCTGGCTTCCCGGGCTGGACAAAGACGGCATCGACGTTGGGGTATTTCCCGGCGCAGACAAAAGTGTCTGGATCACCGGACCGGAAGATTTGGGACAGGATCTGCGGGACGAACTTGCACGGTTCTGA
- a CDS encoding DUF4862 family protein, with protein sequence MTGFYVGAYATAPVTQSWDPEVQTAYFSGLKAIPGIRGLEHPFTGALHGQDDEWFLATIDPCWDFVFTGIPGVMGRLSENAGFGIASSVAAGRQAALAFYEQARQAIHKLNRHLGRQAVKAMMIHTAPRPAEGVRPDVAALVASLEEMSSWDWDGAALVIEHCDTYVEGQTPAKGFLRIEAEIEAVNELNRKTDSNIGLCINWGRSVLEARSVDGPVQHLKAAYAAGLLRGLMFSGVSGADGPYGAWQDTHMPPAGTPDTGSFEASSLLTETEFQRCIDAAGPQAVEVMGIKIGVRPESLTVSERLAYIESALKMLQRAAA encoded by the coding sequence ATGACGGGTTTTTATGTGGGTGCCTATGCGACAGCCCCGGTTACTCAATCCTGGGACCCGGAGGTCCAGACCGCGTACTTCAGTGGCCTCAAGGCTATCCCCGGCATCCGCGGACTGGAGCACCCGTTTACCGGGGCGTTGCACGGGCAGGATGACGAATGGTTCCTTGCGACCATAGATCCGTGCTGGGATTTTGTGTTCACCGGTATTCCCGGAGTAATGGGGCGGCTCTCGGAGAATGCGGGTTTTGGTATTGCGTCCAGCGTGGCAGCGGGGCGGCAGGCAGCGCTCGCGTTTTATGAGCAGGCGCGGCAGGCCATCCACAAGCTCAACCGTCATCTTGGGCGTCAGGCAGTCAAGGCGATGATGATCCACACTGCGCCGCGCCCGGCTGAGGGGGTACGCCCGGATGTGGCTGCACTTGTGGCTTCGCTGGAAGAAATGTCGAGCTGGGACTGGGACGGCGCAGCCCTGGTGATAGAACATTGCGACACTTATGTTGAGGGCCAGACACCCGCCAAGGGTTTTCTGCGCATCGAGGCGGAAATTGAGGCTGTGAATGAACTCAATCGCAAGACCGATAGCAATATTGGCCTGTGCATCAACTGGGGTCGCTCAGTACTGGAAGCGCGCAGTGTGGATGGGCCGGTACAGCATCTGAAGGCGGCATATGCGGCAGGGCTGTTGCGAGGGTTGATGTTCTCCGGTGTCTCCGGTGCAGATGGCCCCTATGGTGCCTGGCAGGATACGCATATGCCGCCGGCGGGAACGCCGGATACCGGGTCGTTTGAGGCCAGCTCCTTGCTTACCGAAACGGAATTCCAGCGCTGCATCGACGCTGCCGGTCCCCAGGCTGTCGAGGTTATGGGGATCAAGATCGGGGTGCGTCCGGAGTCCCTGACCGTCAGTGAGCGGCTCGCCTACATCGAAAGTGCGCTGAAGATGCTGCAGCGCGCAGCCGCCTGA
- a CDS encoding MarR family winged helix-turn-helix transcriptional regulator, with product MPQETISATLLLQNALQASRISKKMESRLSVHGISMTEYLVMQSLSQDAFSEVSRITLADHLGMSASGVTRLLLPMEKNKIIEKVKNPRDARQSRVRLSATGKRVFEEARVTFEQISSDLACNLTQTQQERLVELLEKIQ from the coding sequence ATGCCACAGGAAACGATCAGTGCCACCCTGCTTCTGCAGAATGCTCTACAGGCGTCGCGAATCTCCAAAAAAATGGAAAGCCGCTTGAGTGTTCACGGTATCAGTATGACCGAGTATCTGGTGATGCAGAGTCTAAGCCAGGACGCGTTCAGTGAAGTTTCACGGATAACACTGGCGGATCACCTGGGCATGAGTGCGTCGGGAGTGACGCGTCTGCTGCTGCCCATGGAAAAAAACAAAATTATTGAAAAAGTCAAAAACCCCCGCGACGCCAGACAGAGCCGGGTCAGGCTTTCAGCCACCGGTAAGAGAGTATTCGAAGAAGCCCGCGTTACCTTTGAACAGATATCCAGTGATCTGGCCTGCAACCTGACGCAAACCCAACAGGAGCGATTGGTGGAGCTGCTGGAGAAGATCCAGTAG
- a CDS encoding metallophosphoesterase, translating into MMATYRAVGRNIVGRDFVVGDLHGHLQQLLNQLDALAFDPARDRLFCLGDIIDRGPDSVALLDMIDQRVYFSILGNHEAMMIAGFEDSASAPLHFANGGDWFYELPEIEQQRLVDKVRQWPWAMEIETDIAQGTAGLVHADVPQSSWVVVTRLLDAINAQWIAGAPLSNPIVDIAAKSLLWPRKLVTHLYRNVLVEGERVGSQPEYRQALADSVTYAEATAADQLRPFSIDGIDRVYMGHTYVPEVTAVGDCHFLDTFRGERGESLSIVCLNVSPPE; encoded by the coding sequence ATGATGGCTACCTACCGAGCTGTGGGACGAAATATTGTCGGGCGTGATTTTGTTGTAGGCGATTTGCATGGGCATCTTCAGCAACTACTGAATCAGCTGGATGCGCTGGCATTCGATCCCGCACGCGACCGACTTTTCTGTCTCGGGGATATTATTGATCGTGGGCCAGATAGTGTGGCCCTGCTGGATATGATCGACCAGCGGGTGTACTTCAGTATTCTGGGCAACCATGAAGCCATGATGATCGCGGGGTTCGAGGATTCTGCATCGGCGCCGCTGCATTTTGCCAATGGCGGTGATTGGTTTTACGAATTACCTGAAATCGAACAGCAGCGCCTTGTCGACAAGGTCCGCCAGTGGCCCTGGGCTATGGAGATTGAAACGGATATAGCGCAGGGGACTGCGGGACTGGTGCACGCGGATGTGCCGCAGAGTAGCTGGGTCGTGGTGACCCGATTACTGGATGCGATAAATGCACAGTGGATAGCGGGGGCCCCCCTGTCGAACCCAATTGTGGATATCGCAGCCAAGTCACTATTGTGGCCCAGGAAGCTGGTAACGCATCTGTATCGCAATGTGTTGGTGGAGGGGGAGCGTGTGGGAAGCCAGCCGGAATACCGGCAAGCCCTTGCCGACAGTGTCACTTATGCGGAAGCTACCGCCGCCGACCAGCTGCGCCCATTTTCTATCGACGGAATTGATCGCGTCTATATGGGGCACACTTATGTGCCTGAGGTGACGGCGGTTGGCGACTGTCATTTTCTCGATACGTTTCGTGGGGAGCGGGGGGAGTCGCTGAGCATTGTGTGTTTGAATGTTTCTCCCCCGGAGTAA
- a CDS encoding YdcH family protein produces MANPSRTLETEFPDLADSIRHLIQDSIQFKTDRDNYHKLDKAIRGLEERGITTDDDHFKELKTQRARLKDTLYQQARKHRH; encoded by the coding sequence ATGGCTAATCCCTCACGCACTCTGGAAACCGAGTTCCCCGACCTTGCCGACAGTATCCGCCACCTGATTCAGGACAGTATTCAATTCAAAACGGACCGTGACAATTACCATAAACTGGACAAGGCCATTCGTGGCCTGGAGGAGCGCGGTATTACTACGGATGATGATCATTTCAAAGAACTGAAAACCCAGCGGGCGCGTCTAAAAGATACGCTGTATCAGCAGGCCAGGAAGCATCGGCATTAA